The Deltaproteobacteria bacterium genome includes a region encoding these proteins:
- a CDS encoding BrnT family toxin, which produces MNLKFEWDEVKAVANLKKHKGVSFDEGETVFNDLFLLTFPDTSNSENEERYINIGLSAKGRVLVLIHTERQGKIRIISCRKATARERRYYEES; this is translated from the coding sequence ATGAACCTTAAATTTGAGTGGGATGAAGTTAAAGCGGTCGCAAATCTCAAGAAGCATAAGGGGGTGAGCTTTGATGAAGGGGAAACGGTTTTCAATGATCTCTTTCTGCTCACCTTTCCGGATACCAGCAATTCTGAAAACGAAGAACGCTATATTAATATCGGTCTATCTGCAAAAGGTCGCGTTCTGGTTTTGATTCATACCGAAAGACAGGGTAAAATACGTATCATTAGTTGCCGGAAAGCAACAGCACGTGAAAGGAGATATTATGAAGAAAGCTGA